The Eurosta solidaginis isolate ZX-2024a chromosome 4, ASM4086904v1, whole genome shotgun sequence genome includes a window with the following:
- the LOC137251221 gene encoding post-GPI attachment to proteins factor 2-like, producing the protein MTEFVNYESNDVQDSGAFGENSGAILRNTIKLPTLPLDEQPRETTKDELLYCTTNITTTTNTSITTTSTEATAIEKSLASLPLTTPSLTPEAALPIAVHYFASFHKICVVTALLPLVTLFTCFVTAYVFQYDDVHETHCRVYNIVPSISAITGVSPQRYFWRLSIALHIGPRLPIAFVYKNFYRSMVVNLQQRRPHLVPKADLMITVILVLNIIEISSLGGVTYISNRENYPIHEKIFITFMICSLCYMLATIKLHGILFDDESKLLPTQRQSIKWKKILFVTSIVSTVGLLVFFAKHRFYCHDLAFSWFAFFEYVIAIANMLFHFTIIWDFPSQFMLIVQGSRDKIEELFKRPNVKMD; encoded by the exons atgacgGAATTTGTAAATTATGAGTCAAACGATGTGCAGGATTCAGGTGCGTTTGGCGAAAACAGTGGTGCCATCTTACGTAACACAATTAAATTACCAACATTACCGTTAGACGAGCAACCTAGGGAAACAACAAAGGATGAGCTGCTG TATTGTACAACAAACATTACAACGACAACAAATAcatcaataacaacaacatcgACAGAGGCCACTGCCATAGAAAAGTCTTTAGCGTCATTGCCCTTAACGACGCCCTCATTGACGCCCGAAGCAGCGCTCCCAATAGCCGTACACTATTTTGCTAGCTTCCATAAGATTTGTGTGGTGACAGCACTCCTTCCATTGGTGACATTATTCACATGCTTTGTTACCGCATACGTCTTCCAATATGATGATGTGCACGAAACTCATTGCCGT GTGTACAACATTGTACCTTCGATAAGTGCCATTACTGGCGTCAGTCCACAACGTTATTTCTGGCGTTTGAGTATTGCCTTACACATCGGCCCACGTTTGCCTATTGCATTTGTTTATAAGAATTTCTATCGTAGCATGGTGGTGAATTTGCAGCAGCGTCGACCGCATTTGGTGCCAAAGGCCGATTTAATGATAACCGTTATTTTGGTATTGAACATTATCGAGATATCATCATTGGGCGGCGTTACCTACATTTCGAATCGAGAGAATTATC CAATTCACGAGAAAATCTTTATAACATTTATGATTTGCTCACTCTGCTATATGTTGGCCACAATCAAATTACATGGAATTCTCTTCGATGATGAAAGCAAACTTTTGCCAACACAACGTCAATCAATTAAATGGAAGAAAATACTTTTTGTTACCTCAATTGTGAGCACCGTAGGTTTGTTGGTGTTCTTTGCCAAACATCGTTTCTACTGTCATGATTTGG CTTTCAGTTGGTTTGCTTTCTTCGAATATGTGATCGCCATTGCGAATATGCTTTTCCATTTTACAATCATTTGGGATTTTCCATCACAATTTATGCTCATCGTACAGGGATCGCGTGATAAAATTGAAGAATTATTTAAGAGGCCGAATGTCAAAATggattaa